AAATGGAATAGGTATCTTTGCGGCATACAACACCACTGACCTAGACATTGGTAGTTACCCTTGCGAATAAATTTTTATACAACCCTTTAATCAATCAATTATGAAGAAGTTAACTTTACTTTTATTATTCAGCTTGCTAGCCAGCTCTAGCTTACTTGCTCAGGTGTCCATTGGGGTAAAGGCAGGTGGGGCGCTTGCGGGGCAGACAAATGAGGGGGTTGGCCTAGGCGAAGGTGAGTTTGCTAAGCTCACCTATCTAGGTGGATTCTTTGCGTCGGTTCCCATTACTGAAAATGTTAGCCTTCAGCCGGAAGTGTTGTACAGCAATAAAGGAAGTCAAAGCAGTGGTGGTAGCATCAATCTACGCTATAACCTTCACTATCTCAGCATCCCCATTATGCTCCAGTACAGGGTGCTGGACAGGGTATTTGTAGAATTAGGTCCCGAATTTGGCTATCTGCTGGGCACGGGCACGAATCTTAATAATGATGGCTTCGGCGGGTCGTTTTCAGACAATCCTTCCTTCGACGAGCAACTACTAGCTTCATACCGAGACTTGGATGTAGCCTTCAACGTAGGAGTAGGCTACGCCCTTTCAGACAGATGGTTAGTGAATTTACGCTACAACCTAGGATTACGTGATATTTCCGATGATTTCACTTATGACCTCGTTGGGCAAGATGGATCAATCGTGATTGCCAACTCCACCTACAACCGTAGCGTACAGCTTTCAGTAGGTTATCGGATTTTTTAATACCAACCACCATGAACGTCATCGCGAACGAACGTGAAGCGATCTTCCCTTTAGTAACCTCGCTATTTGTATACGGGAGACTGCCGCCGGGCGGCCCCGTTCGTCGCTCATACTCCGCTTCTCGCAGTGACGGTAATTGTTGGTTAATGGCTGTATTCCTTCTGATACTTAGTAATCAACCTACTCTTGCCCAAACCCATACCATCAGTGGCTACGTAACCGATGCCGAGAGTGGGGAGAAGCTCATCGGGGCTTCGGTCTACTTACCTACACTAGGCAAAGGTACCACTACCAACCTCTACGGCTTCTACAGCCTACCCCTGTCGGGGGATTCGGCTACCGTCACTTTTTCCTACATCGGCTACGCCCGCCGTACCGAAACCCTAGCATTGAGGCAAGATACCCGGCTGGATGTAGAACTCTCTTCTAACACCCTGCTAGAAGAAGTAGAAGTGGTGGCTACCCCCGAAGAGAATGTGGTAGATCAAGTGCAGATGAGTGTCCACAAAATCCCCATGCAAACCATTGAGCAAGCCCCAGTACTGGGTGGGGAAACCGATATTCTCAAGACGCTGCAACTGCTACCCGGGGTCAGTTTTGGCAGCGAAGGTTCGGCCGGACTGTACGTGCGGGGTGGTAGTCCTGACCAGAACCTCATCCTATTGGATGGCGTGCCCGTCTACAATGTCAACCACCTGTTCGGATTCCTCTCCGTCTTCAATACCGATGCTATTAATAACGTAGAATTGATCAAAGGCGGTATTCCGGCTCGCTACGGCGGTCGGCTTTCATCGGTGCTGGATATTTCCATGAAGGAAGGCAACCTCAAAGAAAGCGGTGGCGTGTTTGCTATTAGCCCCATTGCGGCTCGCTTCACTTATGAGTCCCCCATTAAGCGCGATACCTCTTCGTTTATCATCTCCGCCCGGCGTACCTGGCTGGACGTAGCCTCGGCGGTGGCTTCGCTGCTCGATGACCGTACCTTTGGCTACAACTTCTACGATGTGAATGCCAAGTACAACCACAAGCTCAACCGCAACAACCGGGTGTACCTCAGTTTCTACACCGGGCGCGACCGCTTCTTTGATACCTTCAATGACGGCACGGACCGCTACACCTTCAACTTCCGTTGGGGCAATCTTACTTCAGTACTACGCTGGAATCATATTTTTAATCCTAAACTGTTTAGCAATATCTCAGCCAGTTACAGCACTTACAACTTCTTTCAGGAATACCGGGTAAGGCAAGAAGGTACAGATTTCTTCAACCTGTCCCGTTCCCGCATCCGTGACCTGAAGCTGCAAGCCGACTTTGATTATGCCCCTGCCCTGTCGCACAGCATTAAGTTCGGGGGGATGCTCTCGCGCCAACGCTTTGAGCCCGATGTAGTGCAGGTAGTCAATGCCAGTACCGATACTACCTTCAACAACCAGACCTTCATTAATTCAACCAATATTGAGGTGTACGCGGAAGATGAGATCAGTATTACCCGCCAGTTGACCACCAATGTAGGGCTACGTGCTTCGGGCTTCTGGGTGAATAGCGAAGCCTACACCAATCTACAGCCTCGGCTAGCCATGCGCTACTTAGTCAGTCCCAGTTTATCAGTGAAAGTATCCTACACCTACATGGTGCAGTATTTGCACCTGCTGACGAATTCTTCACTGGGCTTGCCCACTGACCTTTGGGTTTCTACGACTGAAAACGTTGCCCCCCAACGTTCGGAACAAGTGGCTGCGGGTATTGCTAAGTCGTTAGTACGCAACCGCTACGATGTGAGCCTGGAAGGCTACTACAAACGGATGGATAACCTGATTGCCTACCGTGATGGGGCCAGTTTCTTGTTTCAAAATGGGGAAACTTGGGAGAACAAAGTAGTGGCGGGCAATGGCGAGTCCTACGGGGCCGAACTGTTCATTAACAAAAAACAAGGCAAGATTACGGGGTGGCTGGGTTACACCCTCTCGTGGACGTACCACTGGTTTGATGCCATTGATGATGGTAGGCGGTTTCCCTTCCGCTACGACCGTCGGCACGACCTTTCGCTACTGGTCAATTATCATCTGCCGAAAGACCGTACCCTATCGACTACGTTTGTCTATAATACGGGCAATGCGGTGAGTATTCCTACGGCACGTTATCAAGGCATTGCCCCACCGGGTTGGGAGTATGAGCGGTTTTACCAACAAGCGTTTGATGATCGGTTGCTGTTAGACCAGCGTAACAACTTTCGGGCACCTGCCTACCATCGGTTGGATATTAGCTATCAGCGTACCAAGTTAAAAAAGAAAGATCGGCAGCGCACCTGGATATTCTCGCTCTACAACGCCTACAACCGCTTGAACCCGTACTTTCTCTATGAACAAGATGGAAGACTCAAGCAATACAGCCTCTTCCCCATCATCCCATCCATTACCTACCGACTCGAGTTTTGATTGGCGCGTACTAAAATTAATCCCTTATCACATTATAGTTTACACTCATCAATTCCGTTAACCGGTACAAGCCCGAGCAAAGTAAACCTACTTATACTAGACCACCCGCCGCCTCACCGCCCCAGCTACTGACTGTACGCTGCGATACAAGCTCCGAAACTCATCTAGGTTCAGTTGTTGAGCGGCATCGGATTTGGCTACTTTAGGGTTGGGGTGTGACTCAATGAGTAGTCCATCTACTCCCATTGCTACGCAGGCGCGGGTGAGGTCGGGTACTCCGTAGGCGTAGCTAATATCTAGTCACAGGAAAGGTAATAATTCGAGTATCAGTAGTCTACGCCTCATTTAGTTTTTAGTGGCTATTGCAGTATACGCATGGTTTATATCTGACAATATTACTATCTTTAATCTATGGAAAACATCACTGTTGATAAGTTAATGCGCCTGATTGTTTCATTAGACACTGCTAAAAAACTGGAGATTATGGCGCAACTCTCGGAAAATCTTAAGGCAAGCTTTCGGATGAAAGATAAAGATACGGAAAAGCAGACTTTACTGAACAAACTAGCGGGAGCCTGGAACGATACGGATGAACAGTTGGCAGATAGTATTGTCAATAGCAGAACAGTCTCTGATAAGAACCTTAAATTTAACTAGGTGAGATACCTATTGGATACTGATATTTGTGTTCATTTACTGCGAGGCAAACAGGGTATAAAAGAGAAAATTGAGCAAGTTGGTATAAAAAATTGCTTTATCTCCGAGATCACTGTAGCTGAACTAAAGTATGGGGCTGAAAAAAGTGATAATCGTGAAAAACACTCCCAAGAAGTAGAGGAGGTGGAAGAACTATTTACGGTGTTACCGATCTACCCTAGTTTTGACAGGTTCGCCTTAGAGAAGGTCACATTACAAAAACAGGGTATACTAATCCCAGATTTTGATCTTCTCATTGGAGCTACCGCAGTGGCTAATCAGCTTACTATGGTAACCAACAATGAAAAGCATTTAAATAGAATACAAGGCATTAGGATAGAGAATTGGGTTACGCCCAGTTAATTCGCAATAAGTCAATACCTATGGCTATTCGCTTGTCATCACTTAAGATATCCAATATAGGAAGGTGATTAGACCACCTTCCTACCCACCGCCTCAGCTACTGACTGTACGCTGCGATACAAGCTCCGAAACTCATCTAGGTTCAGTTGTTGAGCGGCATCGGATTTGGCTACTTTAGGGTTGGGGTGTGACTCAATGAGTAGTCCATCTACTCCCATTGCTACGCAGGCGCGGGTGAGGTCGGGTACTCCGTAGGCGTAGCCCATGGCGTGGCTGGTATCTAGAATTATGGGAAGATTGATGTGCTCTTTCAGGTAAGATACTCCGCACAAATCCAGGGTGAATCTGGTTTTAGTCTCAAAGGTACGAATACCGCGTTCGCAGAGCATTACTTGTTCGTTGCCACCGGATAGCACGAACTCCGCCGCTTGCACCAACTCCTGAAGCGTTGCTCCAAAGTGACGCTTCAAGAGCACCGGTTTGCGAGCTTCTCCACAAGTGCGAAGAATTCCGTGGTCGTACATAGCTTTGGCTCCGATTTGTACAATGTCGGCGTGCTCAATTACTGCCTCTACATGGGTAGCATCCCGCACTTCGGTAATGATATTAAAGCCGTACTCTTCCCGAATCTGCGCTAGCATCTTCAGCCCTTCCATACCTAAACCTTGAAAGGAATAGGGAGAGGTACGGGGCTTGAAGCAGCCCGCTCGTAGGGTAGTAATGCCCAACTCTTTCAGCATATCAGCACAGGTAACAATCTGCTCCCACGATTCTATCGAGCAGGGTCCAGTAATCATCAAGGTATTATTCGTACTACCGCCAATCTTCACTGCCTGTTCCACAGTGGCGACTGCCGGACTGGTTCCGGGATTGATAGTAACTTCGCGGGTAGCGGGCTGATACGTTCGGCTCGCCAATTGAATATCCGAAGCCATCGCAAAATGTTCAGCAGTATATTCTCGCAAAAAGTCAGGGAGTTCTTTATTGCTGGATGAAGTAATCAGTATCGTTTGCCCTTCTCGGATAAAATATTGAGCTTGCGCCTGTTTAGCTAGTTGAGCTGCTAATTCAGTGTTAACCGTTTCTTTTAAGTGGATAATCATAGTGCAGTAGAAATAAAGGCTACAGTAAACAAAGCTGCAAGATAGGGATATCAATAAACAATCAGTACCGTAGCCGAGTATTTACTAGGATTGACCTTCCCCTGAATAAAATACCATGAACCAAGGAATAGAGCCTTCGCTTACCTCACTGCCAGATTCATCCACTGATAACGAGAAGATATCGTACCTCACCATACTAAACAACCAGCTAAATCAGAAGACTTTTCAGGGGCATATTGAGAATTTTGCCGGACTGTGTATGCTTCCTATCGGCCTGGCGGGCCCATTATGCATTCGGGGTGATTATGCCAACGGTAACTTCCGTATTCCGATGGCAACTACCGAAGGGGCATTGGTGGCATCCTACAACCGGGGCTTGCGGGCGGGACGAAAAAGCGGTGGTTTTTGGGCTAAAGTTATTGAAGAAACCGTGCAGCGTTGTCCCCTACTTAAATTCACGACCGCCCAGGAGGCTTTTTCGTTCATTCAATGGCTGGATAGTCAGCGAGATACTATTAAACTAGTGGCGGAAAGTAGTAGCCGTTACGCCGTTCTGAAGAACATCCGAACTATTTTAGAAGGCAACGAAGTAATTGTATGCTTAGAATACCAAACGGGTGATGCTAGTGGCCAAAACATGGTAACACTGTGTAGTCAAAAAGTGTGCGACTTCATTCGCGACTATGCGCCCACTTCACCGCAAGCTATTTATATCGAAGGGAATGCTTCGGGCGATAAGAAAGTCGGAATCCGGTCACTGGGTCGAACCAGGGGTAAGCGGGTAATTGCCGAAATTACCATTCCTAAGCAAATAATAAGCACAGTACTAAAAACTACGCCCCAACGGTTAGTGAACTTCTGGCAAAGCTCTACTATGTCGCAAATAAAAACGGGCAGTGCCGGAAATCAAGCCCACGTAGCGAACGGTTTAGCTGCCATGTTTCTCGCTACCGGACAAGATGTTGCCTGCATCTCCGAAGCAGCTACCGGATTTAACCGCGCTGAAGTTACTGCCAAAGGCGAATTGTATGCTTCGCTCACCTTGCCTAACCTGATTATCGGTAGCGTGGGTGGTGGGACCGGATTACCTACTCAACGAGAGTGCTTGGAAATGATGGACTGTTACGGAACTGGAAAAGCCAATAAATTAGCCGAAATCATGACGGCAGTTGCTCTAGCAGGCGAACTTTCTATCGGAGCCGCTATTGCCGAAGGGCATTTTACCCGCGCCCACCAGAAGCTAGGACGTTAGCCTGAACTTGGGTTTGGTGATATTAGACATTATCACAAATGAATTTTTATGAAACTTTAACTTGGCTGCAATCTCTCTTTATCCTCCGCGCCACGTCGGCTTCACCAGGGGGAAGAGGAGATAGACGGGTGAGGCTTAGCTATACAATGCCATTCGTGATAATCTCTATTAGTGTATCTTGAATTGTTAAGTGACTATTTTGTGATGGTAGGCTCAGGGTAATCGCTTTTTATCTCCGTATACTTACCGTTCATCGGAGTGACTTTCTCACCGGTCTCAACGTAGTGTTTCAGGCCAACGAGCGTACCAGCTAGCTGCTTCTCGAAGCCACCGCGGGCAATACCTCCCATAAAGGCTGGTTTAGTACGAAACTGGAATTCATAGGATGCGGTACTAGTACCATCGCCGTTGTCTTGGACTCCGTAGAACGCCCGCGAATTATCGAAGTTAAGTGGCACTTTTTTCCCACTTACGACTTGGTTTGTCATAATCATATTCTCCTGGTCAATGTCTACAATACGCTCGTGTACCCACTGAGAGCCTTTTTCATTAAAGTCGCACTTACGTTCAGCCCCTTCTTTGCCCTTCAACGAACCGTTTTCATAATTAGAAGAATATATATAGGAAGAGAAGTTAGATATTTCTCCGTAGTCGAGTACCATTGCTTCCCAGACCCGTTCGACCGGGGCGTTAATTTTCAATTCAGCTCGTACGGTTCTGAATTTCTTATCCATATCCTGCGCCGAGGCAAACGTTTCACTCAGTAGTAGAACCACAGCAGTAAGGGTTATTTTTAAAGTATTCATAGTATATTCGTCGTTTATAGTTCAATGATTGGATGCACAAGGCACCCGTGTGTTACAAAATTATTGGTAGCCCATCGCTTCTTTTCCTGAAAACTTCCAGAGATCTATCCTACCGACCGCGTAGACCAAGTAACGCATCTGAAAACCGAGAAGTCCTTGAGGTAATTGTTCCGAAAAGAATATAGTAAAGGGCAGATTAGCCGATAGCTGTCCTTCTGGTAAAGGTGAATGCATAGTTCATCAAGCAGCTTTCTTTGCCAGTTTCCGGTTAGCCTTCACCTTACGAGGATGTGGTTCGCCGTCGTGCTCTACGTAGTACTTAAAGTCCTCGACTGCCTCATCGAACAGGGTGTTCATCTGCATCTTCATCATCGGATTCATAATGGCTCCCACAAAGCCTTTTGTTGTAATGTCAGCGTTCATACTCAGGTGCGTTTTGTCGCCCTGCGCGGTGAGTTGCCAGGTATTAACCCCGGTGTCGATAAAGAAGGGAAACCCTTCGAGCACCTCGTACTGTAGCGTATGTTGCCTAGCATCAAATACTCTGACGACCTCTATGATTTTACCCTGGGTAGTGTTACAGGCGCGGTTGCTACAGCTAGCTCCTTCCATTGTCGGTTTACCAAAACTTTCGGAATGCCTTAGGCTGCTAGCCCATTTGTAGGCTTCGCCAAACTGGTTCCCTAACACTTCCCATACTTCGGCCACGGGCCGGTTGATGACTGTTTCTCGTTTGAAGTTCATTGCTTTTTCTTTTGGTGAATAAATTGCTTTCAACCATTAGATACCGGATACCGGGAGGTGTTACAAAACAAAAGGCTCTTTTTGCAGTAGATTCGCAAAAAGAGCCTAAAAAAGCATTTAAACCGTTCATTAGGGGCTGTAGGACAGGCCGTTATTCCAGATACTTCATGATATCTTCGTCCTCAAGTATCTCTCTGATTACTGTTTTTTCACCGAAGTCTTCGCGCGTCGGATGCTGGCGAAAAAGGGCTACGTACTTGTCTTCAATAGAATCCATCAAGTTCATATGCTCCTCCTCTACGTAATCTTCAATGCGGTTCTTTTCCGAAATATTGAACTGCATATTATTGGCATCCAGCAGCCCCATCGGGATAAGAGCTTTGGTTTTTTTAGGGCAACGACAAGGATTGCTCTTGTTGACCAGCCCGCACTTATTGTTCATGAAGTTATAGAGGTCTTTGCGTGCCCGATGCAGCTTAATCCGAAAGTTTTGCGGTGAGACGTTAAATATCTCAGCACCAATTTTATGATCGACGCCAAAGGTATCGCCCAGAATATAGATCAGTCGCTGCTCCCGATTAAGGCACATCAGCATACCCGACATGCACCGAATTTGCATCTCTTTGGATAGCTCTTGGTAGGTAATTTCTTCCTCTCGTGTCAGGTCAGGATTAGGAATAGAATCCAACCTTGCGCCGTATTCGTCCAGCGAACTAAACTGTTGCTCACCCTGGCGTCGCTTGGTTTGTAAAAACTCATTCGTCACAATCCGGTACAGCCAGGTACGAAACGAGCTGTTGAAGTTAAACTGCGACAGTTTGGTAATGACCTTAATGAGCACCTCTTGAGTGAGATCGAGCGCATCGTTGGGATCATGAGCCATTTTCCAGGCTACATTGTAGATGAACGGTTGGTGTAAGCGAATTAGTTGATCCAACGCACTTTGATCACCCTCCAGGGCTTGTTTCACCAGTCTTTGATTTTCCTCTTCGGAGTATTTTGACGATAAGGGGTTTTTCATAGTCATACTTTTGGATTAGATGCGAGAAGCTGACTGGTGTTACAAAAATTTTTTCTTCGCTCCCGATTATAAGATACTACTTGGGTAAGTATCCCCATTCTGCTAGTTCATTCGTATCTTTCATAACTCTAGTACCACCATCATGAATCAGAATAACCTTAGTTGCAATATCCAATACGTTTCGGTAATCGTGATCCGTAATGATGAACCCTTTTTCCTTACTTTGCTCTTGTATTATGTCTTTTATCTCATCCTTGTATATCGGAGCTATTCCGTTAAATGGTTCATCTAGCAGGGAAAATTTGCTGTAACTATAGACAATGAGTAAAATCTCTAAAACTCTGCGCTCACCTCCTGAAAGTTGTTTGCTTGTCTTGTTGAGAAGAGGCACGACCAATCGGTGGCTTTTGACTATTTCTGCCTGAGTTGGTTCACAAACTATGTTAATGATGTTAGCAATTTTCAGATGACTGGGTAGGTAACCATCCTGAGGCAGATAATTAATATACCGATGGCTATCTGATACTTTACGGATAATTTTATGATCTACTTTCACCATTTTACTGTCTGCCGAGAGAGAGCCAAAAATTATCTTTAGCAAAGTAGACTTGCCCGAGCCATTACGCCCCAGTAAACCAACTATTTCTCCTGTTTTACAAGAGACAAATACGTCAGTCAGAACTTGTTTGATGCCAAAGCTTTTGATAATGCTGTCAGCGCGTAGCTCGCTCACAGTAATGAGGTGACTAGGTTGAAGACAAGTGCCTGGGCAATGCAAGCGACCCACAACGCTAGTTTACTAATGCCCAGATTGTAGTAAAAATAATATTCGTGAGCGTACCTAAGCTCGTAGACAAAAAACTGGAACAGCGGAAGGATAAACAAATAAGCAAGCCCGGTATTAGTACTAATCGGCTTTCCATTCATACTATGCCCAATAAACCCCAGCAACACTGAAATAATGATAGCCGGTAGCAGAATTTTTTTCTGGAAGATAAAGATATAATAAGCCTTTTTAACCAAGCTACTCATTCCCTACATCGCGCTTTTCTCCTTCTTGAACTAAGGGTTCATCTTCGTACTTAGTGCGGTACTTTTCGTATAGCCGTTGTTGCAGAGCGGGAAGAGTGACTTCCCTTCCGTCGATAAACGCTTGCGTAATCTGGTTAGTCCGCATATCTAAGGCATCCCCTTCGGAGACGAATAAAGTAGCACTTTTCCCTTCCTCCAGCGTGCCGTAGCGGTCGCCGATGCCCAGAATTTGGGCATTGTTTTGGGTAATAAGTTGCAGTGCTTCTTCTTTGCTGGCTCCGTGGGCTACCGCACTTCCGGCCAAGAACGGAAGATTCCGGGCACTGGCGTTCATACCTCGTTCGTACCCCAAGCCTACGGTGAGTCCGGCTTCCAGCAAGCGCGAAGGTAGCTCGTAGGGTACGTTCACGGCATCATCCGGGCGGTTGGGTAGCACGTGAACATTTTTCACGATCACCGGAATATCCCGGGCTTTCAGGAAATCAGCTACTAGCAGGGCATCGCCACTACTTACCAGTACAATGCGCTGTACGCCCCGGTCTTCGGCAAAGCGGATTGCTTCAATAATCTGCTTTGCCTCATCAGCGTGAATGTGCAAGGCTTTGGAACCATCAAACAAGCCCATTAGTGCTTCTAGCTTGAGATTAGGCTCGGATGGCTGATTTAACTCGAGGTAGGTCGAAGCATCGGCGAATAATTCTTCCAGCATCCGGCGTTGCTCACTATACTTTTCATTCTTTACCCGCTTTACCGTGAACGTGGCAAAATCAAATTCCTGCCGGAACCGACCGGGCCAGTTGAAGTGCAGAGCATCGTCGGGCTGTACTACAGCATCTTCCCAGTTCCAAGCATCCAGTTGCATCACGGATGAAGTACCGGGAATGATACCACTCTGCGGAGTAGTTTGGGCTAGTAAGATTCCATTAAAACGCAGGGTAGGAATAATTTCCGAATCAGTGTTGTAGGAGATTACAGCCCGGACATTAGGATTTAGCGTGCCTTGTTCGGCTTCATCTATCGTGGCCCTCACCGCACCGATTTCCTTTAAACCTACCGTAGTATTGGGAAGAATAAAGCCGGGATAAATATGTTGCCCTTCGGCTGAAACTACCTGATATTCAGACAAATCCATATCGTCCATAGTGCTTGCTTCTGCTACGGTCTCAATTTTTCCATCACGAAAAGCCACAGCTCCGTTTTCAATTACCTCACCGTTTCCTACGTGAATAGTAGCCCCCGCTAATATGATAGGTTGCGACTGTGGCTCACCCGGGGATGGTACCTGCGCCTGAATGGTTAGGCTAACGAGCGAAAGAGAAAGAGTTGCTATAAAGTATTTCATAATTTCTTGTATGTGTTAGGGCGTTTACGTGTTAATGTACCAGCACTGCCAATCGTATTAAGATTTTTTTTCTTCTAATTCATAAATGATTAAAACCCGGTCGGTAACTACTACATCTTGCACTGAGAATCCTTGGGAGGATATAGACGGCTGCTCAGTAGCCGGAATCTCCATCAATTCTTCATAAACATAATCCGAGGATGATGATGTAGTAGGGACATTTCCGTATGTAATCTTTCGTATGGAGCCTATATTTACATTGTTCTGCTGAGCAATGATTTTAGCTTTAGAGTGAGCATCATTAATAGCATCGGCAATTGCCTTTTCTCTAAGCGTCTGCCTTAGAGTGCTTGAAAGCTGAAAACTGAAGCTCACCTGCGCCTCGACTTGATTTCTAGAAAAAGCATTAATGAACTTAGCAATCTCTTTCCGATCGTTAGTAAATTCCACGGATAATGTTTGAAACGCTACAAAGCCACTATCGTACTGCTCACCTCGTCGCCACGATGTATTAGTACCAGCATTAAATTCTAGGGTTTTTATTTTATCGGGTGAGTAATCTAGTGATTGAAATACATCAACGATTGCCTGTTCTTTGGCTATCAGAGAATCGATCGCTTGACCATAGCCAAGTTCTATTTCCTTTATAGAAACGCGAACAACACCTATATCGGGTGAAGTAAGTACTCGTCCGTAGCCTACTACTTCAAGCAGGCCATCCGGGCGACTCTGCCCTAGTAGCGAACCCGCCGAGATTATGCAGAAGAATAGCAATATCTGCCTCATTAGTGAATATGTTCAGTATGGCCGAAGCCGATGTCTTCGCAGTGGAAGAGTTGATTAAGGGTACGGCTGGCAGCTTGAGTAGAAGCTCCGTTCTTCTTGGCGTCTTGCATCTTCTGCACTAGCCGGGTCCGTTGTTCTGCTACCCACGTGATTTTCTCTTCATTGATTTCTACATCGTAGTAAATCTTTCCATCTACCATTGTCTTCTCCGCTCGAGCGTAGATAGAAAGTGGGTTATCGGTCCAGAGTACTAAGTCGGCATCTTTACCTACTTTGATGCTACCCATGCGATCGTCTAAGTGAAGCAGTTTAGCCGGATTGAGAGTCACCATTTTCCAGGCATCTTCTTCGGACATGCCACCGTACTTTACCGATTTGGCGGCTTCCTGATTCAACCGACGAGCCATTTCGGCATCATCGGAGTTAATGGCTACCGTTACTCCGGCCATATCCATCAGCGTAGGATTGTACGGAATGGCGTAGCGTACTTCAAATTTATAGGCCCACCAATCGGCAAAGGTAGAACCACCCGCACCGTGCTCGGCCATTTTATCGGCTACTTTGTACCCTTCCAGAATATGAGTGAAGGTGTTTACATCAAAGTCAAACTGATCGGCTACGTGCATCAGCATATTGATTTCAGACTGGACGTAGGAGTGGCAGGTAATAAAGCGTTCGCTATTCAGAATTTCAGCTAAGGCTTCCAGGGCTAAGTCGCGACGGGGAGCGGGGGTATTGGCTTTTTCTTTGGATGATAGAATTTCATATTCCTGCCAAGCTTGGTCATACTCTCTCGCCCGGGTAAAAGCATCTAGGTACACTTGCTCTACGCCCATGCGGGTTTGGGGGTAGCGGATAGAACTATTGTTGCTCGAGCGTTTTACGTTCTCGCCCAAGGCAAATTTGATATGCTCGTCAGCTCCTTCAATCAGCATTTCCTGCGGCGAAGAACCCCAGCGCATTTTCACTAAAGCCGACTGTCCACCAATAGGGTTAGCCGAGCCGTGCAGCAGTTGCGATGCCGTCACCCCACCGGCCAACTGACGGTAGATATTAATATCATCGGATTCAACTACATCTTTCATGCGTACCATGGCGGAGTTAGTTGCTACATCGTTCACGCTAGACAGGGCAATGTGGGAGTGCTCATCAATAATGCCACTGGTCAGGTGCTTGCCACTACCGTCAATCACCGTAGCCCCGTTCGCCGAAAGATTTTGACCGACTTCTACAATCTTCCCATCGCGCACCAGCACATCCGAGCTCTCTAAAATTCCTTGATCTTCGTTGGTCCAGACGGTAGCATTTTGGATTAGGTACGTTTCGGCCTCGGGAACGCGCTGCTGGTTGCCGTAGGGCAAAAACGGATAGACAATTTCGGATAGGTCATCAAGGGAAATGGTTTTGTTACCGGCAGCTTCTTCGCCGGTTTCTTCCAAGGCAGCTTGGTAGGTAGCTTCCCAGGATACCCATTCTCCGTCGGGTAGCTTGCCCCGTCCTTGCAGTTTTTGTCCTTCAATCCAACCCG
This region of Tunicatimonas pelagia genomic DNA includes:
- a CDS encoding amidohydrolase family protein; this encodes MRNLRWLLSLLGLLFCYSAFAQDEIYSVNDVRDDRPERYLFTNATVVVDYQTTLQNASLLIEDGFIEAVGNNITAPAGTRTINLQEKYIYPSFVDLYSHYGLSEVQKSSGFRWGVAEKLGPQTKGPFSQNDAIKSQYSAADDFTLNEEQAQVYRELGFGTVLTNKQDGIARGSSALVTLTNVTANEALIMPEAASHYSFAKGSSTQYYPISKMGFIALLRQTYLNADWYQSENNEDYVDQSLEAWIDLQNLPQIFDAPGWVQILRADKLGDEFGQQYIIRGNGDEYQRLAEVKATNAPLIVPVNFPDAYDVDDPYDAENVDLADMMHWELAPANLGMLAQEGILFAITSEGTKDGKTFLKNLRKAVQYGLPEDAALRALTATPSELVRADGQLGSLQAGAIANFIITSDNIFNEGALIYENWVQGKAFIINEMDANDLRGEYILAVGDESYPLQVSGQPGKLKFQIVPDDTTKIDVTSDVTQETITLAFAPNATQSERIRLSGWIEGQKLQGRGKLPDGEWVSWEATYQAALEETGEEAAGNKTISLDDLSEIVYPFLPYGNQQRVPEAETYLIQNATVWTNEDQGILESSDVLVRDGKIVEVGQNLSANGATVIDGSGKHLTSGIIDEHSHIALSSVNDVATNSAMVRMKDVVESDDINIYRQLAGGVTASQLLHGSANPIGGQSALVKMRWGSSPQEMLIEGADEHIKFALGENVKRSSNNSSIRYPQTRMGVEQVYLDAFTRAREYDQAWQEYEILSSKEKANTPAPRRDLALEALAEILNSERFITCHSYVQSEINMLMHVADQFDFDVNTFTHILEGYKVADKMAEHGAGGSTFADWWAYKFEVRYAIPYNPTLMDMAGVTVAINSDDAEMARRLNQEAAKSVKYGGMSEEDAWKMVTLNPAKLLHLDDRMGSIKVGKDADLVLWTDNPLSIYARAEKTMVDGKIYYDVEINEEKITWVAEQRTRLVQKMQDAKKNGASTQAASRTLNQLFHCEDIGFGHTEHIH